TAGGGCTCGGCAGGCGTCGGCGCCTCATGCAGCACGACCTCGGATTCGCTGACGCTTCCATCGTCGCGATATTCCCACTGCCGGGGATAGGCGCCGCCGAGCGAAACGACCCGGTCGAGGATGCCGAGATCTTCGAAGACCTCCTGGGTGCGCGGCTGGATGCCCTTGCCGCGGGAGCCGCGGAAGGGGTCGTTCAATTTTTCGATCAGGCGGAAGCTGACGCCGCGCCGCGCCAGCTCGATCGCCAGCGTCAGCCCGGCTGCACCGGCGCCGGATATCAGCACGTCGACTGTGGAATTCTGTGTCATTGTCATCTCCATATGTGTAATATGCACATAATAGGAGAATCGACATGCCGTCAAGAAAAAGCGTGCAAAATACACATATATCCGAAAAACTGCGTGAACTGCATGGGGCTTTGATCGAGATCGTCAGCGTCATGAACCGCCCGCAGCGCGACGAGCAAATGGTCCGCGAAGCCGGCATTTCGCTCGATCGTGCGCTGTTTCCCCTATTGGTCACGGTGGAACGCCTCGGTCCGATCGGCGTGGTCGAGCTCGCCGATCGGGCCGGGCGCGACTACACCACCGTCAGCCGTCAGGTTGCCAAGCTCGAAAGCCTCGGCCTGGTCGAGCGTCGCGGAGGTGCCGCCGATCGCCGCGTGCGCGAGGCGGTCATCAGCCCGAAAGGCAAGGCGATGACCGACCGCATCGACGTGGCGCGCGAAAGGATCGGCCGCGCCATCTTCGAGCGCTGGGACGAGCACGACTTCAATGAGCTGGTGCGGCTGATGCGGAAATTTGCAGAAGATATCAGCGGCGATACCGGCGACAGCCCGTCGGCCCCGCATGACGAGCGCGAATGATCTGGGAGCGCGAAGCCATTGCACCGGCGTGTCTCCAGTGCTTTTCTAGACGCCTCTGCAATTCAACGCTCTCCGGTGATTCCCAATGTTCGATATTCTGCTGCGCGGCCTGGCGATCGGCGCCGGCGCAACCATCCTGATGGATCTCTGGGCGATCGTGCTCACCAAGGTCTTCGGCCAGACGGCCCCCAATTGGGCGCCGGTCGGCCGCTGGTTCTGGCACCTTGGCCGCGGCAAGGTCTTTCACGATAGCATCGCCGATGCCGAACCCTATGCCAATGAATTTGCGCTCGGCTGGATCAGCCATTACGCCGTCGGCATTCTCTATGGCGTGATCTTTGCCATCATCATGGGGCAGGGCTGGCTCGCCGCACCGACATTTCTTCCCGCCTGGATCTTCGGCATCGTCACCGTCGGGGCAGGGTGGTTCCTGCTGCAGCCGGGCCTCGGCATCGGCTGGGCGGCCTCCAAACATCCGACGCCGAACAAGGTGCGGTGCTTCAATCTGTTGGCGCATACGGTATTTGCATTGGGGCTTTACGGGACGGCGTTGATCATTCGCTGAGATCGCGGCCTGCCCCTCATCCGCCTGCCGGCACCTTCTCCCCGCCTGCGGGGCGAAGGGGATATGCCGCAAGCTCTTCGTCCCTCACCAACGCCTCACAGGGCACGTCCCCTCTCCCCGTCAGAACGGGGAGAGGGTTAGGGTGAGGGGCAGCTTTACACTCCGAACCGCGCTTACCGCGCCGCCCAGTTGGCGCCGCGGCGGAAGATGGTTTTCATCTCCGGCACGTCGAATTCCTTGGCCTGGTGGCCGAGCGAGGAATAGAAGACGCGGCCCTTGCCGTATTTGCGCTTCCACACCACCGGCATGACGACGCCGTCGATCCAGTAGGCGTGATCGCCGGTGAATTTGGTCGTCGCCAGAACCTCATTCGAGGGGTCGATATGCATGTAATATTGTTCCGACGTATAGGGGAAATCAGCAATCCCCTCCATCAGCGGATCGTCTGGCCGGGTGATATTGACGGTATAGTCGATGATGTTGCCGGGGTGCGCCACCCACTGGCCGCCGATGATGAACTGGTAGTCGACGGAGTCCCGGAAGGCATCGCCCGCGCCGCCGTGATAACCGGCGATGCCGACGCCGCTTTCGATCGCGGCGGCGAGGTTTTTGACCTCCTCCTTCTCGATCTTCGACATTGTCATGATCGGCACGACGAGGCTGAGATCGTGGACGGAAGGGTCGGCAAGCGCCTCGGTGCCGTGTTCGAGATAGACCTTGAAGCCGTCCTCCTCGAGCATGGTCTTGATGACTTCGGCGCATTCCTGCGGCTCATGGCCGCTCCAGCCGCCCCAGACGATCAGTGCTTCACGCATAGTCTTTCCTCCTGAAATTATTTCGCCAGCCGTCCGTCGACGATGGATTGGGACAAGGGGGCAGGGCGCTCCGTTGCCGTTGATATCGTCACCGTCCTGCCGGTCGCAGCCGCAGTGTGGAATGCTTCCATGACCTCGAGCACATGCAGCGCCAGATCGCCATTGGCGCGATGCGGCCGGTTGGAGCGGATCGCATGCGCCATGTCGGCAACGCCGAGCGAGCGATAATTGCCGTCGGCATAGGGTGCTGTGAGCGGCTGGTCCTCGAATTCGCCGCCCTTCTTTAGATATTCCACCGGGCCGCCGAACTTGTTCGGATCGGGCACAATCAGCGTGCCCTCGGTGCCGTAGATTTCGAGCGGCACATGCTTATGGCCGGCGACATCGAAGCTCATGGCGATCTGCACGACGGCGCCGTTCTCAAAACGCATCATGCCGGCGACATGCGTCGGCACATGCACGGGAATATGTTCGCCGTTGCGCGGCTCGCTGGTGACCAGCCGCACTGTGCGCGACGTCGTCGCAAAGCCGGCAACCTCAGACCCCGGTCCGAGCAGATTGACGAGATCGGTGATGTAATAGGGGCCCATATCGAGCATCGGCCCGCCGCCGACTTCGTAATAGAAAGCCGGATTCGGATGCCAGCGTTCATGGCCGGGGCACATGAAGCTCGCCGAGCCGCCGACCGGCTGGCCGATGACGCCCTGGTCGATCAGCGCGCGGGCCGTCTGGTGGCCGCCGCCGAGGAAGGTGTCGGGCGCCGCGCCGATGCGCAGATTCCTCGCCTTGGCGGCCTCGGCCAATTTTTTCCCTTCCGCGAAATTAATCCCGAGCGGCTTTTCCGAATAGGTATGTTTGCCGGCCTCGAGCGCCTGCAGCGCCACAGCCACATGGGCTTTCGGGATCGTCAGATTGACGATGATCTCGACCTTCGGATCGGCGAAAAGCTCTTCGATCGATCGGGCGGGAACGTTGAATTCCTTAGCCTTCGCCTCGGCCAGCTCCCGATTGAGATCGGCCACACCGCGAATGTCGAGAATGGGAAAGGATGCCATCGCCGTGAGATAGGCGCCCGAAATATTGCCGCATCCGATGATGCCGATACCGACTCTCTCCATGAATTCCTCCATTGATCTTGATTGTGACGCCCGTCAGAGCGCGGGCCCCGTCGTGCTCCAGGGCGATTCGTAAAGCTCGTAGAGCGCCACGGCAGCCGCGCCCTGCGCCCAGAAATCATCGCTCGAATCGTCGAAGACGAGTTCGCTCACCCCCTTCAGCGAGGGCGGAATGGCGAGCGCATAGGCATCGCGCAGACTGTTCAGAAAGGGTTCGCCGAGCGCCAGGCTCGACCCCACAAGAATGACCCGCGGCGGCGCAAACAGCGTGACAATATTGGCGATGGTCAATCCCACCGCTTCGCCGGCGCGGATGGCGGCGCTTATCAGCCGGTCGTCATCGGCCTTGATCAGCGCCTGGGCATGGGTCATGCCGCGGCCGAGCCGGATCGCTTCGGCAAAGCGCCCGTCGGTCGGCTGTTCGCCGAGGATGGCGCTTTCGCCGGCCTGGCTGAAAAGCCTGATGACGCCGTTCGGTCCCATGCCGAGCACCAGGTCGCCGAGATTATGGCTCAAGCCGCCGGCGCCGCGAAACAGGCTGTTGCCGT
This Rhizobium acidisoli DNA region includes the following protein-coding sequences:
- a CDS encoding MarR family winged helix-turn-helix transcriptional regulator, with translation MPSRKSVQNTHISEKLRELHGALIEIVSVMNRPQRDEQMVREAGISLDRALFPLLVTVERLGPIGVVELADRAGRDYTTVSRQVAKLESLGLVERRGGAADRRVREAVISPKGKAMTDRIDVARERIGRAIFERWDEHDFNELVRLMRKFAEDISGDTGDSPSAPHDERE
- a CDS encoding ThuA domain-containing protein; the encoded protein is MREALIVWGGWSGHEPQECAEVIKTMLEEDGFKVYLEHGTEALADPSVHDLSLVVPIMTMSKIEKEEVKNLAAAIESGVGIAGYHGGAGDAFRDSVDYQFIIGGQWVAHPGNIIDYTVNITRPDDPLMEGIADFPYTSEQYYMHIDPSNEVLATTKFTGDHAYWIDGVVMPVVWKRKYGKGRVFYSSLGHQAKEFDVPEMKTIFRRGANWAAR
- a CDS encoding DUF2938 domain-containing protein, translated to MFDILLRGLAIGAGATILMDLWAIVLTKVFGQTAPNWAPVGRWFWHLGRGKVFHDSIADAEPYANEFALGWISHYAVGILYGVIFAIIMGQGWLAAPTFLPAWIFGIVTVGAGWFLLQPGLGIGWAASKHPTPNKVRCFNLLAHTVFALGLYGTALIIR
- a CDS encoding Gfo/Idh/MocA family protein → MERVGIGIIGCGNISGAYLTAMASFPILDIRGVADLNRELAEAKAKEFNVPARSIEELFADPKVEIIVNLTIPKAHVAVALQALEAGKHTYSEKPLGINFAEGKKLAEAAKARNLRIGAAPDTFLGGGHQTARALIDQGVIGQPVGGSASFMCPGHERWHPNPAFYYEVGGGPMLDMGPYYITDLVNLLGPGSEVAGFATTSRTVRLVTSEPRNGEHIPVHVPTHVAGMMRFENGAVVQIAMSFDVAGHKHVPLEIYGTEGTLIVPDPNKFGGPVEYLKKGGEFEDQPLTAPYADGNYRSLGVADMAHAIRSNRPHRANGDLALHVLEVMEAFHTAAATGRTVTISTATERPAPLSQSIVDGRLAK